In a single window of the Enoplosus armatus isolate fEnoArm2 chromosome 15, fEnoArm2.hap1, whole genome shotgun sequence genome:
- the LOC139297489 gene encoding synaptosomal-associated protein 23-like isoform X1, with protein MNGPQNIELGATGGASKGPKDSSNMEDMTVEQMTMRANQVTDESLESTRRMLQMAEESKQTGVNTMVMLDEQGEQLRRVDEGMDQINQDMRQAEKNLTDLSKCCGLCVCPCDRVSSIEHDSRYKRTWGIGGGNGEVDANGAKVVSRQPSGVRNGQAAQVNASAPSGPYIKRITNDAREDEMEENLDAVGSIIGNLKTMAMDMGNEIDKQNKQIDGINAKADMNKVRIEEANQRANKLIK; from the exons ATGAACGG GCCGCAGAATATCGAGCTCGGTGCCACAGGGGGAGCCTCCAAAGGACCAAAGGACAGCAGCAACATGGAAGACATGACCGTGGAACAGATGACCATGAGGGCCAACCAAGTGACTGACGAG tcactgGAAAGCACACGGCGGATGCTACAGATGGCAGAGGAG agcaAACAGACCGGCGTCAACACCATGGTGATGTTGGACGAACAAGGAG agcaGCTGAGGCGTGTGGACGAGGGCATGGACCAGATCAACCAGGACATGAGACAGGCTGAGAAAAACCTGACTGACCTCTCCAAGTGCTGTGGCCTCTGTGTCTGCCCCTGTGACAG GGTGTCGTCAATCGAGCACGACTCGAGATACAAGCGTACCTGGGGTATTGGAGGAGGTAACGGCGAGGTTGATGCCAATGGCGCAAAAGTAGTCTCAAGGCAGCCCTCAGGTGTTCGCAATGGCCAGGCTGCCCAGGTGAACGCCTCGGCACCATCAGGCCCGTACATCAAGAG GATAACCAATGATGCGCGTGAggatgagatggaggagaaTCTGGATGCAGTGGGCAGCATCATCGGAAACCTGAAAACTATGGCAATGGACATGGGCAACGAGATAGacaagcagaacaaacagaTTGACGGCATCAATGCCAAG gcGGACATGAACAAAGTTCGTATTGAGGAAGCAAACCAGAGAGCCAACAAGCTCATCAAATAG
- the LOC139297489 gene encoding synaptosomal-associated protein 23-like isoform X2, with translation MPQNIELGATGGASKGPKDSSNMEDMTVEQMTMRANQVTDESLESTRRMLQMAEESKQTGVNTMVMLDEQGEQLRRVDEGMDQINQDMRQAEKNLTDLSKCCGLCVCPCDRVSSIEHDSRYKRTWGIGGGNGEVDANGAKVVSRQPSGVRNGQAAQVNASAPSGPYIKRITNDAREDEMEENLDAVGSIIGNLKTMAMDMGNEIDKQNKQIDGINAKADMNKVRIEEANQRANKLIK, from the exons GCCGCAGAATATCGAGCTCGGTGCCACAGGGGGAGCCTCCAAAGGACCAAAGGACAGCAGCAACATGGAAGACATGACCGTGGAACAGATGACCATGAGGGCCAACCAAGTGACTGACGAG tcactgGAAAGCACACGGCGGATGCTACAGATGGCAGAGGAG agcaAACAGACCGGCGTCAACACCATGGTGATGTTGGACGAACAAGGAG agcaGCTGAGGCGTGTGGACGAGGGCATGGACCAGATCAACCAGGACATGAGACAGGCTGAGAAAAACCTGACTGACCTCTCCAAGTGCTGTGGCCTCTGTGTCTGCCCCTGTGACAG GGTGTCGTCAATCGAGCACGACTCGAGATACAAGCGTACCTGGGGTATTGGAGGAGGTAACGGCGAGGTTGATGCCAATGGCGCAAAAGTAGTCTCAAGGCAGCCCTCAGGTGTTCGCAATGGCCAGGCTGCCCAGGTGAACGCCTCGGCACCATCAGGCCCGTACATCAAGAG GATAACCAATGATGCGCGTGAggatgagatggaggagaaTCTGGATGCAGTGGGCAGCATCATCGGAAACCTGAAAACTATGGCAATGGACATGGGCAACGAGATAGacaagcagaacaaacagaTTGACGGCATCAATGCCAAG gcGGACATGAACAAAGTTCGTATTGAGGAAGCAAACCAGAGAGCCAACAAGCTCATCAAATAG
- the LOC139297489 gene encoding synaptosomal-associated protein 23-like isoform X3 yields the protein MEDMTVEQMTMRANQVTDESLESTRRMLQMAEESKQTGVNTMVMLDEQGEQLRRVDEGMDQINQDMRQAEKNLTDLSKCCGLCVCPCDRVSSIEHDSRYKRTWGIGGGNGEVDANGAKVVSRQPSGVRNGQAAQVNASAPSGPYIKRITNDAREDEMEENLDAVGSIIGNLKTMAMDMGNEIDKQNKQIDGINAKADMNKVRIEEANQRANKLIK from the exons ATGGAAGACATGACCGTGGAACAGATGACCATGAGGGCCAACCAAGTGACTGACGAG tcactgGAAAGCACACGGCGGATGCTACAGATGGCAGAGGAG agcaAACAGACCGGCGTCAACACCATGGTGATGTTGGACGAACAAGGAG agcaGCTGAGGCGTGTGGACGAGGGCATGGACCAGATCAACCAGGACATGAGACAGGCTGAGAAAAACCTGACTGACCTCTCCAAGTGCTGTGGCCTCTGTGTCTGCCCCTGTGACAG GGTGTCGTCAATCGAGCACGACTCGAGATACAAGCGTACCTGGGGTATTGGAGGAGGTAACGGCGAGGTTGATGCCAATGGCGCAAAAGTAGTCTCAAGGCAGCCCTCAGGTGTTCGCAATGGCCAGGCTGCCCAGGTGAACGCCTCGGCACCATCAGGCCCGTACATCAAGAG GATAACCAATGATGCGCGTGAggatgagatggaggagaaTCTGGATGCAGTGGGCAGCATCATCGGAAACCTGAAAACTATGGCAATGGACATGGGCAACGAGATAGacaagcagaacaaacagaTTGACGGCATCAATGCCAAG gcGGACATGAACAAAGTTCGTATTGAGGAAGCAAACCAGAGAGCCAACAAGCTCATCAAATAG